A window from Leifsonia shinshuensis encodes these proteins:
- the chvE gene encoding multiple monosaccharide ABC transporter substrate-binding protein, producing MKFRKVALAAAALGVAVALAACSGGRGGGSGSGTEDNKGALVGVAMPTKVSERWIADGNAVKSDLEKNGYKVDLEYANNDIPTQVQQVNTMITKGAKVLIIASIDGGSLTDQLDAAAKAGIKVISYDRLLTGDKNVDYYVSFDNYKVGVYQAKSLLTGLGVLDADGKPTGQKGPFNIEVFAGSPDDNNATFFYNGAMDTLKPYISDGTLVVKSGQTNFNQVAILRWDPATAKARMQDLVAKSYSTGAAVQGVLSPYDGLSDGILSALEGAGYGSGGKKLPIITGQDAEVASVKQIIAGTQYSTIYKDTRQLANEAAKMANDLLSGKKPEVNDTKSYDNKVKVVPSYLFQPVVVTKDNYQKILVDSGYYKESDLK from the coding sequence GAAAGTCGCACTCGCCGCCGCCGCACTCGGCGTCGCGGTCGCACTCGCCGCCTGCTCCGGAGGCCGCGGAGGCGGCAGCGGATCCGGCACGGAGGACAACAAGGGCGCGCTCGTGGGCGTCGCCATGCCGACCAAGGTGTCCGAGCGCTGGATCGCCGACGGCAACGCGGTCAAGTCGGACCTCGAGAAGAACGGCTACAAGGTCGACCTCGAGTACGCCAACAACGACATCCCGACCCAGGTGCAGCAGGTCAACACGATGATCACCAAGGGCGCGAAGGTGCTGATCATCGCCTCCATCGACGGAGGGTCGCTCACCGACCAGCTGGACGCCGCGGCCAAGGCCGGCATCAAGGTGATCTCGTACGACCGCCTCCTCACCGGTGACAAGAACGTCGACTACTACGTCTCCTTCGACAACTACAAGGTCGGCGTCTACCAGGCGAAGTCGCTGCTCACCGGCCTCGGAGTGCTCGACGCCGACGGCAAGCCGACCGGCCAGAAGGGCCCGTTCAACATCGAGGTCTTCGCGGGCAGCCCGGACGACAACAACGCGACGTTCTTCTACAACGGCGCGATGGACACGCTGAAGCCGTACATCTCGGACGGCACCCTGGTCGTCAAGAGCGGCCAGACCAACTTCAACCAGGTCGCCATCCTGCGCTGGGACCCGGCGACCGCCAAGGCCCGCATGCAGGACCTCGTCGCCAAGTCGTACTCGACCGGCGCCGCGGTGCAGGGCGTCCTCTCGCCGTACGACGGTCTCTCCGACGGCATCCTGAGCGCGCTCGAGGGTGCGGGCTACGGGTCGGGCGGCAAGAAGCTCCCGATCATCACGGGCCAGGACGCCGAGGTCGCCAGCGTGAAGCAGATCATCGCGGGCACCCAGTACTCGACCATCTACAAGGACACCCGCCAGCTGGCGAACGAGGCCGCGAAGATGGCGAACGACCTGCTCTCCGGCAAGAAGCCCGAGGTGAACGACACCAAGAGCTACGACAACAAGGTCAAGGTCGTCCCGAGCTACCTGTTCCAGCCGGTCGTCGTGACCAAGGACAACTACCAGAAGATCCTGGTCGACAGCGGCTACTACAAGGAATCCGACCTCAAGTAG